The following coding sequences lie in one Synergistaceae bacterium genomic window:
- a CDS encoding ABC transporter substrate-binding protein — protein sequence MQQQQPPKVEEAEVVKEEVKEEVVTEEAKPEEAKPEESKAAKDTIKIGHIAALTGDWAAYGQTEEKASKLAADEINEKGGVLGRNLEIVVYDFRTRPEDAVNAVRRMIEEDGVVALIGANGSGINIATAPIVNRLGVSQIGTVTSNPLVTVDEKGEVRPYSFRICFTDPYQGRLIAFFAAKELGKLKAAVLYDVGSDYSQGLREFFIESYKGYGGEIVADLGFRAGTDVDFRAQLTEIRDSGADVLVLPNMGKEMALTMKQARELGMEDIVFVGGDGYGEFMWEIAGDAMENSYWINHVAPEDPAMQPFFATYKEKYDDECKEFVNGVLGYDAIYWIADAIERAGDADPKLIRDALAATKDLKLHHATITIDPKDNNPADKDGIVLIAKDGKGQFYKKIKP from the coding sequence ATGCAACAGCAGCAGCCGCCGAAGGTCGAGGAAGCCGAGGTGGTGAAGGAAGAGGTCAAGGAAGAGGTCGTGACCGAGGAGGCGAAGCCTGAAGAGGCCAAGCCGGAGGAGTCCAAGGCGGCGAAGGACACTATCAAGATTGGTCACATAGCCGCCCTCACGGGTGACTGGGCGGCTTACGGTCAGACGGAGGAGAAGGCCTCCAAGCTGGCCGCCGACGAGATCAACGAGAAGGGCGGAGTCCTGGGAAGGAACCTCGAGATAGTCGTCTACGACTTCCGAACTCGCCCCGAGGACGCTGTGAACGCCGTCCGCCGCATGATCGAGGAGGATGGAGTGGTCGCACTTATCGGCGCCAACGGCAGCGGAATCAACATCGCCACCGCGCCCATAGTGAACCGCCTGGGCGTCTCCCAGATCGGCACCGTCACGTCCAACCCGCTTGTCACGGTCGACGAGAAGGGCGAGGTCCGTCCCTACTCCTTCCGCATCTGCTTCACCGACCCCTACCAGGGCAGGCTCATTGCCTTCTTCGCGGCCAAGGAGCTCGGCAAGCTTAAGGCGGCCGTCCTCTACGACGTTGGCAGCGACTACTCCCAGGGGCTTCGCGAGTTCTTTATCGAGAGTTACAAGGGCTACGGCGGCGAGATAGTGGCCGACCTCGGATTCCGCGCCGGTACCGATGTCGACTTCCGCGCGCAGCTCACCGAGATCCGCGACTCGGGCGCCGACGTGCTCGTCCTTCCGAACATGGGCAAGGAGATGGCTCTTACCATGAAGCAGGCGCGTGAGCTCGGCATGGAGGACATAGTCTTCGTAGGCGGAGACGGCTACGGCGAATTTATGTGGGAGATCGCGGGAGACGCGATGGAGAACTCCTACTGGATCAACCACGTTGCCCCCGAGGACCCGGCGATGCAGCCCTTCTTCGCCACGTACAAGGAGAAGTACGACGACGAGTGCAAGGAGTTCGTCAACGGAGTGCTCGGCTATGACGCGATTTATTGGATCGCCGACGCGATCGAGCGCGCCGGGGATGCCGATCCCAAGCTTATCCGCGACGCTCTTGCCGCGACGAAGGATCTGAAGCTTCACCACGCGACGATCACGATAGACCCGAAGGACAATAACCCCGCCGACAAGGACGGCATAGTGCTGATAGCCAAGGACGGCAAGGGTCAGTTCTACAAGAAGATCAAGCCGTAG